The Vespula vulgaris chromosome 4, iyVesVulg1.1, whole genome shotgun sequence genome has a segment encoding these proteins:
- the LOC127063319 gene encoding ankyrin repeat domain-containing protein 27-like — translation MEINYDEDVSQNPFLEKLRSFYEPTLRLAAHEGWIVCVPRRGTFTKNVLYKEDVEEHILIPDYDMSKTSFRSLSNKNVKLLNRILTINYETPNSYPLRLLFEETFYNEDSWKYRIWCIECPINCETLSSHNNLTIVTNLQDATNLLWSEINDKAYTTLEVNLKEFQKIYLNIEKPSLETLKNSVFQLYSNCIETILKDKKFNDTSITSTYLIQNIKIAVETYILHTLRKILPKSISIYMADDDANLNKIIRNLADLKFDDLGIHLDLCTNIHRGKLELSHIVCYMTVLEKLECLRRSIRYISQGVSSITSDDLLPILVYLVIKTSLSNWIAQITFIKHFRFSASSINEADELAYLTTSLEAAIEYIKSGVLMEKNRMNHISDSEQKEKNESEQRTSIDYLFTCIMKGELSEVENLLSSDIISLYNQIPLCHPLCTCESCEVSLAKNRLLNRPTISSKNEHGSTALHIASFYGKVNIVDYLLNNGADTNVINNDSFTPLHCALMKGYQNIVLLLLHANANPIIVDNYGNTALHIASDRGHEGCVKALLYFAEHTNLSLNVNSLNIDGDTPLHRASKWGYLGIIEVLLEYGADCKIKNKWGQTSFDVAQSERVTILLQHITPNVVVPCTVKVHHSLPILQLSPKTENKLKSKYSSNIHMTIQINKLFAAISEGDIHLANYYLGWSNQNEQIVVRSDLCHPLCCCERCAPIHEYSEKRNKIPAIIFNSYNNNGETILHVASTVGSLEIIQLLLDAGADVNVTTKFEGRTPLHLACSANKIQAVKIILDCAACNINAKDLNGDTPLHLATKNVDTKLMELLIRSGANANIRNLQNVTPRSELEKQMSKEIALKILKCNSLEYPSHYFSGID, via the exons atggaaataaattacGACGAGGATGTATCTCAAAATCCATTTTTAGAAAAACTTAGGAGTTTTTACGAACCAACTTTACGATTAGCTGCACATGAAGGTTGGATCGTATGCGTACCTCGTCGTGGTACTTTCACAAAAAATGTTTTGTACAAAGAAGATGTAGAAGAACATATTTTGATACCAGATTATGATATGTCTAAAACTTCATTTCGTTCTTTAAGCAATAAGAATGTGAAGCTACTAAATAGAATATTaactataaattatgaaacaCCAAACTCATATCCTTTACGTTTGCTTTTTGAGGAAACGTTTTATAATGAAGATTCATGGAAGTATCGAATATG GTGCATAGAATGTCCTATAAATTGTGAAACATTATCGTCTCATAATAATCTGACTATTGTAACGAATCTTCAGGATGCTACAAATTTACTTTGGTctgaaattaatgataaagcCTATACAACCTTAGAAGTGAAtttgaaagaatttcaaaaaatatatttgaacatAGAAAAACCATCATTAGAAACATTGAAGAATTCTGTCTTTCAATTATACTCAAACTGCATTGAAACGATActaaaggataaaaaattcaatgataCAAGTATTACTTCCACATATCtcattcaaaatataaaaattgcagttgaaacatatatattacatacattaagaaaaattctcCCAAAAtcaatatctatttatatggCTGATGATGATgctaatttgaataaaataataaggaatTTAGCTGATTTGAAATTTGATGATTTAGGAATACATTTAGATCTGTGTACGAATATTCACAGAGGAAAATTAGAATTATCGCATATAGTTTGTTACATGACTGTCTTAGAAAAACTTGAATGCCTTAGAAGAAGTATTCGTTATATATCTCAGGGAGTATCTTCTATTACATCAGATGATTTATTACCTATACTAGTATACCTTGTCATTAAAACTAGTTTATCAAATTGGATAGCACAAATAACTTTCATAAAACATTTTCGCTTCTCAGCAAGTAGCATTAATGAAGCAGATGAACTTGCTTATCTAACAACATCTTTAGAAGCAgcaatagaatatataaaatctggtgtattaatggaaaaaaatagaatgaatcATATTTCTGATtcagaacaaaaagaaaaaaatgaaagtgaaCAACGCACATCcatagattatttatttacgtgcATAATGAAAGGTGAGTTATCAGAagtggaaaatttattatcatctgATATTATCAGCTTGTATAATCAAATTCCATTATGTCACCCATTGTGTACTTGTGAATCCTGTGAAGTATCTTTAGCTAAAAATCGTCTTTTAAATCGACCAACAATATCCTCGAAGAATGAACATGGTTCTACAGCCCTTCATATAGCAAGCTTCTatggaaaagtaaatattgtggattatcttttaaataatggAGCTGATACGaacgtaattaataatgattcatTCACACCTCTTCATTGTGCATTGATGAAAGGCTACcaaaatattgtattactACTTTTACATGCGAATGCAAATCCTATAATAGTGGATAATTATGGAAATACAGCGTTACATATAGCTTCTGATCGTGGACATGAAGGTTGTGTGAAAGCTTTGCTTTACTTTGCAGAACATACAAACTTATCGCTTAATGTTAATTCTCTTAATATCGATGGCGATACACCGCTACATCGTGCATCTAAATGGGGATATTTAGGTATCATAGAAGTTCTTCTAGAATACGGAGCAGattgcaaaattaaaaataaatgggGCCAAACATCTTTCGACGTTGCACAAAGTGAACGAGTAACGATATTATTGCAACATATTACGCCAAATGTCGTAGTTCCTTGTACAGTAAAAGTTCATCACTCGTTACCAATTTTACAACTCTCTCCAAAaactgaaaataaattaaaatccaAATATTCTTCTAACATCCACATGActatacaaattaataaattattcgctGCAATTAGCGAGGGCGATATACACTTAGCAAATTATTATCTTGGATGGAGTAATCAGAATGAACAAATAGTAGTGCGATCGGATCTTTGCCATCCACTATGTTGCTGTGAACGATGTGCTCCAATACATGAATattcggaaaaaagaaacaaaataccagcaatcatttttaattcttacaaTAACAATGGCGAGACAATCTTGCATGTAGCGTCTACCGTTGGATctttagaaataattcaattacttTTAGATGCAGGAGCAGACGTTAATGTAACAACGAAATTTGAGGGTCGCACACCATTACATTTGGCTTGTTCAGCTAATAAAATACAAgcagtaaaaataattttagattGTGCAGCATGCAATATAAATGCCAAAGATTTAAATGGTGATACTCCTCTTCATTTAGCAACTAAAAATGTTGATACAAAATTAATGGAATTACTAATTAGAAGTGGTGCTAACGCGAACATTCGCAATTTACAAAATGTAACACCACGTTCGGAGCTTGAAAAACAAATGTCTAAGGAAATTGcacttaaaatattaaaatgtaactCTTTAGAATATCCAAGTCATTATTTTTCAggaattgattga
- the LOC127063318 gene encoding serine/threonine-protein kinase/endoribonuclease IRE1: MAYGRVIILLCFITTTIPPNIVSQQVQENHNTGLACEQDDPLIIFSTLGGALVGVGQRSGEIRWKQDDEPLVKVPTDFPETTMPMFLPDPKDGSLYLFGTGSEALKKLPFTIPQLVANSPCRSSDGILYTGRKIDTWFTVDPRTGRREQVLGFDKAGNTCPVEMQDVIFIGRTEYNIIMVDSKQKDRKWNVTFYDYSAAKMESDGSENYDLIHFTTSSTGRVVTLDRRQGTILWQLDLESPVIATYTVTKDGLLTLPFTSVAEGTLDNLLGHFVTKPTDIQLFPTLYIGQHRYGLYALPSLVDSTTATISSKAEYLLLEGPLTIAQIHKNDNRVPLPGDHVVIGNIHIAHDGYQSITREKSIIALGHYKIPAEYKSKHQPLQITGRSDVIQVETSSLNSTPTHLPTTLTDNTPITGNTIQEENWHKILAESYRASKKWLNQQENKGLKLALIILIGCIVTMFWYFNAQFKEFQQMSQGSRENSRTSSNGKRNNIVILEDMGEGLVRVGKITFSTSEVLGKGCEGTFVYKGEFDGRSVAVKRLLPDCFTFADREVALLRESDEHPNVVRYFCTEHDRMFRYIALELAEATLQDYVAGRYNREKISVKNILRQATSGLEHLHFLDIVHRDIKPHNVLLSVPGPRGEVRAMISDFGLCKKLQLGRVSFSRRSGVTGTDGWIAPEMLNGERTTCAVDIFSLGCVFYYVLSDGKHPFGDPLRRQANILCGESNLTALQGISQSDKELALNLIKAMISEDPSERPPALAVYNHPLFWEPIQILGFFQDVSDRVEKDQSDSPALLALESGNERVVRGDWRMHIDHEVATDLRKYRSYRGESVRDLLRALRNKKHHYRELTPAAQQSLGEIPDKFTEYWLSRFPYLLCHVWITMQKFRNEPSLRHYYHVQYNFVNPSEMENDEIQENQLISMSVNKIQDRTIDWSPNRNRYRGHRRKQERKRIIEPSTWILPPS; this comes from the exons ATGGCGTACGGACGAGTCATCATACTCTTATGTTTTATTACTACAACGATCCCTCCTAATATTGTGTCTCAACAAGTGCAAGag AATCACAATACAGGACTTGCTTGTGAACAAGACGAtcctcttattattttttctactcttGGTGGTGCATTAGTGGGAGTTGGTCAAAGATCTGGAGAAATACGGTGGAAACAGGATGATg AACCACTTGTCAAAGTACCTACCGATTTCCCTGAAACTACaat gCCTATGTTTCTACCAGATCCAAAGGATGGATCATTGTATTTATTTGGAACAGGTTCTGAAGCTCTTAAAAAACTACCATTTACTATTCCACAATTGGTAGCTAATAGTCCTTGTCGTAGTAGTGAcggtatattatatactgGTAGAAAAATTGATACATGGTTTACAGTTGATCCTAGAACAGGTAGAAGAGAACAAGTTTTAGGTTTTGATAAAGCAGGCAATACATGTCCTGTAGAAATGCaagatgttatttttattggaCGCACAGAATACAATATCATAATGGTGGATAGTAAgcagaaagatagaaaatggaATGTAACattttatgattattctgCAGCAAAAATGGAAAGCGATGGAAGCGAAAATTAtg ATCTGATACATTTTACTACTAGTTCAACAGGCCGAGTAGTAACTTTGGATAGAAGGCAAGGCACAATTCTATGGCAATTAGATTTAGAAAGTCCAGTTATAGCAACATATACAGTCACTAAGGATGGCCTATTAACTCTACCATTCACAAGTGTTGCAGAAGGAACATTAGATAATTTACTAGGGCATTTTGTAACAAAACCAACTGATATTCAATTGTT TCCTACATTATATATCGGACAACATAGATATGGACTGTATGCTTTACCATCTTTAGTTGACTCAACAACTGCAACCATATCAAGTAAAGCAGAATATTTGTTGCTAGAAGGGCCATTAACAATTGCACAGattcataaaaatgataatagagTTCCTTTACCTGGGGATCATGTAGTTATTGGAAATATCCATATTGCTCATGATGGGTATCAAAGTATtacaagagagaagagtattATAGCATTAG GTCATTACAAAATACCAGCAGAATATAAATCTAAACATCAACCACTTCAAATTACTGGACGGTCTGACGTAATTCAAGTAGAAACATCATCTTTGAATTCAACACCAACACATTTACCAACTACATTAACTGATAATACTCCAATAACTGGTAATACAATCCAAGAGGAAAATTGGCATAAAATTTTAGCTGAAAGTTATAGGGCGAGTAAAAAATGGCTTAATCAACAAGAGAACAAAGGATTAAAATTAGcacttattattcttattggaTGTATAGTTACAATGTTTTGGTATTTCAATGCACAGTTTAAAGAATTTCAACAGATGTCACAG GGTTCACGTGAGAACAGTCGTACAAGCAGTAATGGTAAACGTAATAACATTGTTATTCTTGAAGATATGGGAGAAGGTCTAGTAAGAGTGGGAAAGATTACTTTTAGTACTAGTGAAGTGCTAGGCAAAGGATGCGAGGGTACATTTGTATATAA GGGTGAATTCGATGGCCGTTCAGTAGCCGTTAAGCGATTATTACCGGACTGTTTCACGTTTGCTGATCGTGAAGTAGCATTACTTAGAGAATCGGATGAACATCCTAACGTTGTACGATATTTTTGCACTGAACACGATAGAATGTTTAGGTATATTGCTTTGGAGTTAGCAGAAGCTACCTTACAAGATTATGTAGCAGGAAGATATAACAGAGAAAAGATATctgtgaaaaatatattacgacAGGCTACATCAGGGCTTGaacatttacattttttagatATCG TTCACAGAGATATCAAACCACATAATGTCCTTCTATCGGTTCCCGGACCGCGGGGAGAAGTCAGAGCGATGATATCAGATTTTGGTCTTTGCAAAAAGTTACAGCTTGGTCGTGTATCATTTTCGCGACGTTCTGGTGTAACTGGGACAGACGGTTGGATAGCACCAGAGATGCTAAATGGAGAAAGAACAACATGCGccgttgatattttttctctcggttgtgttttttattatgttcttTCTGATGGAAAACATCCATTTGGTGATCCCTTGAGAAGACAAGCCAACatacttt GCGGTGAAAGTAATTTGACAGCGTTACAAGGAATATCGCAAAGTGATAAAGAATTAGCATTGAATCTTATAAAAGCAATGATCTCTGAAGATCCATCAGAACGACCACCAGCTTTGGCAGTCTACAATCACCCATTATTTTGGGAACCTATCCAAATACTTGGTTTCTTTCAA GATGTCAGCGATCGTGTTGAAAAAGATCAATCCGATAGTCCAGCATTGTTAGCTCTTGAAAGTGGTAATGAACGAGTCGTAAGAGGAGATTGGAGGATGCATATTGACCATGAAGTTGCGACGGATCTTCGAAAGTATAGAAGTTATCGAGGTGAAAGTGTTAGAGATTTGTTAAGAGCATTACGAAACAAG AAACATCATTATAGGGAATTAACGCCAGCTGCGCAACAAAGTTTAGGTGAAATTCCTGACAAATTTACGGAATATTGGCTCAGTAGATTTCCGTATTTATTATGTCACGTTTGGATTACAATGCAAAAATTTCGTAACGAACCAAGTTTAAGACATTACTACCatgtacaatataattttgttaatccTAGTGAGATGGAAAACGATGAAATACaagaaaatcaattaatttctatgTCAGTAAACAAAATACAAGATAGGACTATTGATTGGAGTCCGAATAGAAACAGATATCGCGGACATaggagaaaacaagaaagaaaaagaattatcgaaCCGTCGACATGGATATTACCACCAAGTTAA
- the LOC127063320 gene encoding mitochondrial GTPase 1 isoform X1, whose product MKDIGGTVTKTFRETFKLVQKDTLRWFPGHMDKGLKQMEQRLKNVDCIVEVHDARVPISGRQADFRHTLTGLKPHIFVLNKIDLADLKYKQQIESTLKNEGLSHILFTNFKNQDCKGMKKILPLAKELISNSERYNRSNEESFAMMIIGVPNVGKSSLINRLRNTYLKKSKATKEGPIAGVTRSVLTRIKIAENPDFYLLDTPGILAPHVKDIYTGLKLALIGCLQDHLVGHIVVADFLLFCLNKYGKYEYVEKLGLSEPNDDIIFILTFIAAKLGKTLKLRDCTNKYIIKPDMQVAATYFINMFRNGEFGPICLDEDKLFNEN is encoded by the coding sequence atgaaggatATAGGAGGTACAGTAACAAAAACTTTTCGAGAGACATTTAAACTAGTTCAAAAAGATACTCTACGATGGTTTCCTGGACATATGGATAAAGGTTTAAAGCAAATGGAACAGCGTTTGAAGAATGTTGATTGTATAGTAGAAGTACATGATGCTAGAGTACCGATTTCAGGACGTCAAGCAGATTTTCGTCATACTTTAACTGGTTTAAAACcacatatttttgtattaaataagATTGATTTAGCTGACTTGAAATATAAGCAGCAAATAGAATCTACTCTAAAGAATGAAGGATTATCTCATATACTCTTTactaattttaaaaatcaagaTTGCAAGggcatgaaaaaaatattacctttggctaaagaattaatatcgaattcgGAACGATATAATAGAAGTAATGAAGAATCTTTTGCAATGATGATTATCGGTGTACCTAATGTAGgaaaatcttctttaattaatcgtttaagaaatacttatttaaaaaaatcaaaagctACAAAAGAAGGGCCTATAGCAGGAGTGACACGGTCTGTATTAACTCGTATAAAAATAGCTGAAAATCcagatttttatttgttggACACTCCAGGTATTTTAGCACCTCATgtgaaagatatatacacTGGTCTCAAGTTAGCTTTGATTGGTTGTTTACAAGATCACTTGGTAGGACATATTGTAGTTgctgattttcttcttttttgcttaAATAAATATGGAAAATATGAGTATGTTGAAAAATTAGGTTTATCTGAGCCAAATgatgatatcatttttattcttacttttattGCTGCAAAGCTTGGAAAAACTCTAAAATTACGTGATTgtactaataaatatattattaaacctGATATGCAAGTTGCTGCTACATACTTTATTAATATGTTTAGAAATGGAGAATTTGGTCCTATTTGTTTAGACGaggataaattatttaatgagaattaa
- the LOC127063320 gene encoding phosphatidylglycerophosphatase and protein-tyrosine phosphatase 1 isoform X6, producing the protein MKDIGVKMFARVTFYPTLLYNVLMEKITSRNWYDRIDETVILGALPFRSMTKQLVEKENMKAVVSMNEDYELALLSNSEKDWKKYNVEFLQLSTTDIFEVPCQKKLKMGVDFINKFRCTDRKLKNDDHNDDIKETPSVYVHCKAGRTRSATLVGCYLMMKNGWVPEEAMDYMKSKRQHILLHRVQRHALRLFYETHVQNQKR; encoded by the exons atgaaggatATAGGAG TGAAAATGTTTGCGAGAGTGACTTTTTACCCGacgttattatataatgttttaatggaaaaaataaCGTCGAGAAATTGGTATGATAGAATCGACGAGACTGTAATTTTGGGTGCATTACCTTTTCGATCTATGACAAAACAG TTAGTTGAGAAGGAAAATATGAAGGCAGTAGTTTCTATGAATGAAGATTATGAATTAGCCTTATTATCTAATTCAGAAAAG GACTGGAAGAAATACAATGTGGAATTTCTACAATTATCAACAACAGATATTTTTGAAGTACCTTGccaaaaaaagttaaaaatgggtgtagattttataaataaatttcgttgtacagatagaaaattaaaaaatgatgatcATAATGATGATATCAAAGAAACACCATCAGTTTATGTTCACTGTAAAGCAGGCAGAACACGTAGTGCAACACTTGTTGGATGCTATTTAATGATG AAAAATGGTTGGGTTCCTGAAGAAGCAATGGATTatatgaaaagtaaaagacaACATATATTACTTCATAGAGTCCAACGGCATGCATTAAGACTTTTTTATGAAACACATGTACAAAATCAAAAAcgataa
- the LOC127063320 gene encoding phosphatidylglycerophosphatase and protein-tyrosine phosphatase 1 isoform X5, with protein sequence MKDIGVKMFARVTFYPTLLYNVLMEKITSRNWYDRIDETVILGALPFRSMTKQVSIFVILFYLVFITTDFFNRFLHFTLQLVEKENMKAVVSMNEDYELALLSNSEKDWKKYNVEFLQLSTTDIFEVPCQKKLKMGVDFINKFRCTDRKLKNDDHNDDIKETPSVYVHCKAGRTRSATLVGCYLMMKNGWVPEEAMDYMKSKRQHILLHRVQRHALRLFYETHVQNQKR encoded by the exons atgaaggatATAGGAG TGAAAATGTTTGCGAGAGTGACTTTTTACCCGacgttattatataatgttttaatggaaaaaataaCGTCGAGAAATTGGTATGATAGAATCGACGAGACTGTAATTTTGGGTGCATTACCTTTTCGATCTATGACAAAACAGGTAtccatttttgttattttattttatttagtgTTTATTACAacagatttttttaatcgttttttacATTTCACACTGCAGTTAGTTGAGAAGGAAAATATGAAGGCAGTAGTTTCTATGAATGAAGATTATGAATTAGCCTTATTATCTAATTCAGAAAAG GACTGGAAGAAATACAATGTGGAATTTCTACAATTATCAACAACAGATATTTTTGAAGTACCTTGccaaaaaaagttaaaaatgggtgtagattttataaataaatttcgttgtacagatagaaaattaaaaaatgatgatcATAATGATGATATCAAAGAAACACCATCAGTTTATGTTCACTGTAAAGCAGGCAGAACACGTAGTGCAACACTTGTTGGATGCTATTTAATGATG AAAAATGGTTGGGTTCCTGAAGAAGCAATGGATTatatgaaaagtaaaagacaACATATATTACTTCATAGAGTCCAACGGCATGCATTAAGACTTTTTTATGAAACACATGTACAAAATCAAAAAcgataa
- the LOC127063320 gene encoding phosphatidylglycerophosphatase and protein-tyrosine phosphatase 1 isoform X3, whose amino-acid sequence MKDIGVKMFARVTFYPTLLYNVLMEKITSRNWYDRIDETVILGALPFRSMTKQVSIFVILFYLVFITTDFFNRFLHFTLQLVEKENMKAVVSMNEDYELALLSNSEKDWKKYNVEFLQLSTTDIFEVPCQKKLKMGVDFINKFRCTDRKLKNDDHNDDIKETPSVYVHCKAGRTRSATLVGCYLMMVRYMINLYLLQKYKFRQMYIFFIIKIFHPQKNGWVPEEAMDYMKSKRQHILLHRVQRHALRLFYETHVQNQKR is encoded by the exons atgaaggatATAGGAG TGAAAATGTTTGCGAGAGTGACTTTTTACCCGacgttattatataatgttttaatggaaaaaataaCGTCGAGAAATTGGTATGATAGAATCGACGAGACTGTAATTTTGGGTGCATTACCTTTTCGATCTATGACAAAACAGGTAtccatttttgttattttattttatttagtgTTTATTACAacagatttttttaatcgttttttacATTTCACACTGCAGTTAGTTGAGAAGGAAAATATGAAGGCAGTAGTTTCTATGAATGAAGATTATGAATTAGCCTTATTATCTAATTCAGAAAAG GACTGGAAGAAATACAATGTGGAATTTCTACAATTATCAACAACAGATATTTTTGAAGTACCTTGccaaaaaaagttaaaaatgggtgtagattttataaataaatttcgttgtacagatagaaaattaaaaaatgatgatcATAATGATGATATCAAAGAAACACCATCAGTTTATGTTCACTGTAAAGCAGGCAGAACACGTAGTGCAACACTTGTTGGATGCTATTTAATGATGGttagatatatgataaatctatatttgttacaaaaatataaatttagacaaatgtacattttttttataataaaaatatttcatcctCAGAAAAATGGTTGGGTTCCTGAAGAAGCAATGGATTatatgaaaagtaaaagacaACATATATTACTTCATAGAGTCCAACGGCATGCATTAAGACTTTTTTATGAAACACATGTACAAAATCAAAAAcgataa
- the LOC127063320 gene encoding phosphatidylglycerophosphatase and protein-tyrosine phosphatase 1 isoform X4, with the protein MKDIGVKMFARVTFYPTLLYNVLMEKITSRNWYDRIDETVILGALPFRSMTKQLVEKENMKAVVSMNEDYELALLSNSEKDWKKYNVEFLQLSTTDIFEVPCQKKLKMGVDFINKFRCTDRKLKNDDHNDDIKETPSVYVHCKAGRTRSATLVGCYLMMVRYMINLYLLQKYKFRQMYIFFIIKIFHPQKNGWVPEEAMDYMKSKRQHILLHRVQRHALRLFYETHVQNQKR; encoded by the exons atgaaggatATAGGAG TGAAAATGTTTGCGAGAGTGACTTTTTACCCGacgttattatataatgttttaatggaaaaaataaCGTCGAGAAATTGGTATGATAGAATCGACGAGACTGTAATTTTGGGTGCATTACCTTTTCGATCTATGACAAAACAG TTAGTTGAGAAGGAAAATATGAAGGCAGTAGTTTCTATGAATGAAGATTATGAATTAGCCTTATTATCTAATTCAGAAAAG GACTGGAAGAAATACAATGTGGAATTTCTACAATTATCAACAACAGATATTTTTGAAGTACCTTGccaaaaaaagttaaaaatgggtgtagattttataaataaatttcgttgtacagatagaaaattaaaaaatgatgatcATAATGATGATATCAAAGAAACACCATCAGTTTATGTTCACTGTAAAGCAGGCAGAACACGTAGTGCAACACTTGTTGGATGCTATTTAATGATGGttagatatatgataaatctatatttgttacaaaaatataaatttagacaaatgtacattttttttataataaaaatatttcatcctCAGAAAAATGGTTGGGTTCCTGAAGAAGCAATGGATTatatgaaaagtaaaagacaACATATATTACTTCATAGAGTCCAACGGCATGCATTAAGACTTTTTTATGAAACACATGTACAAAATCAAAAAcgataa
- the LOC127063320 gene encoding mitochondrial GTPase 1 isoform X2: MKDIGGTVTKTFRETFKLVQKDTLRWFPGHMDKGRQADFRHTLTGLKPHIFVLNKIDLADLKYKQQIESTLKNEGLSHILFTNFKNQDCKGMKKILPLAKELISNSERYNRSNEESFAMMIIGVPNVGKSSLINRLRNTYLKKSKATKEGPIAGVTRSVLTRIKIAENPDFYLLDTPGILAPHVKDIYTGLKLALIGCLQDHLVGHIVVADFLLFCLNKYGKYEYVEKLGLSEPNDDIIFILTFIAAKLGKTLKLRDCTNKYIIKPDMQVAATYFINMFRNGEFGPICLDEDKLFNEN; encoded by the exons atgaaggatATAGGAGGTACAGTAACAAAAACTTTTCGAGAGACATTTAAACTAGTTCAAAAAGATACTCTACGATGGTTTCCTGGACATATGGATAAAG GACGTCAAGCAGATTTTCGTCATACTTTAACTGGTTTAAAACcacatatttttgtattaaataagATTGATTTAGCTGACTTGAAATATAAGCAGCAAATAGAATCTACTCTAAAGAATGAAGGATTATCTCATATACTCTTTactaattttaaaaatcaagaTTGCAAGggcatgaaaaaaatattacctttggctaaagaattaatatcgaattcgGAACGATATAATAGAAGTAATGAAGAATCTTTTGCAATGATGATTATCGGTGTACCTAATGTAGgaaaatcttctttaattaatcgtttaagaaatacttatttaaaaaaatcaaaagctACAAAAGAAGGGCCTATAGCAGGAGTGACACGGTCTGTATTAACTCGTATAAAAATAGCTGAAAATCcagatttttatttgttggACACTCCAGGTATTTTAGCACCTCATgtgaaagatatatacacTGGTCTCAAGTTAGCTTTGATTGGTTGTTTACAAGATCACTTGGTAGGACATATTGTAGTTgctgattttcttcttttttgcttaAATAAATATGGAAAATATGAGTATGTTGAAAAATTAGGTTTATCTGAGCCAAATgatgatatcatttttattcttacttttattGCTGCAAAGCTTGGAAAAACTCTAAAATTACGTGATTgtactaataaatatattattaaacctGATATGCAAGTTGCTGCTACATACTTTATTAATATGTTTAGAAATGGAGAATTTGGTCCTATTTGTTTAGACGaggataaattatttaatgagaattaa